Proteins from one Rosa chinensis cultivar Old Blush chromosome 7, RchiOBHm-V2, whole genome shotgun sequence genomic window:
- the LOC112176352 gene encoding high mobility group B protein 6: MADTAVSEMPNNTRKPRTTRKALKAKTPSTNEANILAGTVSEAAPSPIPTGPGSDPAKENHESLSQPRTSPKKAAKASRKQSKAAKETQSSFEKDLQEMEEKLQALRLEKEKTEEMLKEKEEILKLKEEELEFKGREQDKLHMELKKLQKLKEFKPTMAFPIIPSQKDKKKKGGPEMKRPSPPYVLWCKDQWNQVKQENPEAEFKDISTILGAKWKNVTAEEKKPYEDKYQAEKEAYLQVMAKEKRESEAMHLFEEEHKQKTAMELLEQYMQFKQEAEKDNKKNKKEKDPLKPKQPMSAFFLFTNERRAALNAQNIKSALEVAKITGEEWKNMTEEQKGPYEEMAKKNKERYMQEMEVYKQQKEEEAAICRKEEEEMMKLQKHEAFQLLKKKEKTENIIKKTKEIEKKKKEEKKLADPNKPKRPASSYILFSKEARKNLLEERPGINNSTITALISVKWKELSEEERKVWNDQAAEAMEAYKKELEEYNKSVAASIQD; this comes from the exons ATGGCTGACACTGCAGTTTCCGAGATGCCCAACAACACCAGGAAGCCCAGGACCACCCGAAAGGCCCTGAAGGCCAAGACCCCATCGACAAACGAAGCCAACATCCTGGCCGGAACGGTCTCCGAGGCCGCTCCGAGCCCGATCCCGACCGGACCCGGGTCCGACCCGGCGAAGGAGAACCACGAGAGCCTCTCTCAGCCTCGCACGTCGCCCAAGAAAGCAGCCAAGGCTTCGAGGAAACAGTCGAAAGCGGCGAAGGAGACGCAGTCGAGTTTCGAGAAGGACCTGCAGGAAATGGAGGAGAAGCTTCAGGCTCTGAGGCTCGAGAAGGAGAAGACGGAGGagatgttgaaggagaaggaagagatctTGAAGCTTAAGGAGGAGGAGCTCGAATTCAAGGGTCGGGAGCAAGATAAGCTTCACATGGAGCTCAAGAAGTTGCAGAAATTGAAGGAGTTCAAGCCCACCATG GCATTCCCAATTATACCATcacagaaagacaagaaaaagaaggGTGGCCCTGAAATGAAAAGGCCATCGCCTCCTTATGTCCTATGGTGCAAAGATCAGTGGAATCAG GTCAAGCAAGAGAACCCTGAGGCAGAGTTTAAGGACATATCAACCATTTTGGGGGCCAAGTGGAAGAATGTCACCGCAGAAGAGAAAAAGCCGTATGAAGACAAGTACCAGGCGGAGAAGGAAGCCTATTTGCAAGTGATGGCGAAAGAGAAGCGTGAGAGTGAAGCAATGCACCTGTTTGAGGAGGAGCACAAGCAGAAGACAGCTATGGAGTTGCTTGAACAATACATGCAATTCAAACAAGAAGCAGAAAAGGATAACAAGAAGAACAA GAAAGAAAAGGATCCATTGAAACCCAAGCAGCCAATGTCTGCGTTTTTCCTGTTCACAAATGAGAGGCGAGCAGCCTTGAATGCACAGAACATCAAATCTGCTCTAGAG GTTGCAAAAATCACCGGTGAAGAATGGAAGAACATGACAGAGGAGCAAAAGGGTCCATATGAAGAG ATGGCAAAGAAGAACAAGGAGAGGTATATGCAAGAAATGGAGGTCTATAAGCAACAGAAGGAAGAGGAAGCTGCCATCTGcagaaaggaagaggaagagatgaTGAAACTTCAAAAGCATGAAGCCTTTCAACTGctcaagaagaaggagaagacagAGAACATAATCAAG aaaacaaaagagattgagaagaagaagaaggaagaaaagaagcttGCTGATCCCAACAAGCCCAAGAGGCCTGCATCCTCATACATTCTGTTCAG CAAGGAAGCAAGAAAGAATCTGTTGGAGGAGAGACCAGGAATCAATAACTCCACTATTACTGCTCTCATTTCAGTTAAATGGAAG GAAttgagtgaagaagaaagaaaggtgTGGAACGACCAGGCTGCTGAAGCAATGGAGGCTTATAAGAAGGAGTTGGAGGAATACAACAAGTCTGTTGCTGCATCCATCCAAGACTGA
- the LOC112176353 gene encoding probable GABA transporter 2, with product MMPEPPNPQPFLDDEGPEPARDTDAGAVFVLQSKGQWWHAGFHLTTAIVGPTILTLPYAFRGLGWPVGFLCLTAMGIVTFYSYYLMSKVLDYCEKAGRRHIRFRELAADVLGSGWMFYFVIFIQTAINTGVGIGAILLAGECIKIMYTELSPNGSLKLYHFIAMVTVVMIVISQLPSFHSLRHINLGSLLLSLGYSFLVVVACVYAGTSKNAPQRDYSLDSSASIRVFNAFTSISIIAAIFGNGILPEIQATLAPPATGKMVKGLVMCYTVIFITFYATAVSGYWVFGNKSSSNILESLMPDEGPSLAPTWVLGLAVVFVLLQLLAIGLVYSQVAYEIMEKNSADVNQGMFSKRNLIPRIILRSVYMILCGFFAAMLPFFGDISGVVGAVGFIPLDFVLPMLLYNKTHKPTKSTFTYWLNMSIMVVFTGVGLMGTFSSVRKLVLDAKEFKLFSDDVID from the exons ATGATGCCTGAGCCTCCGAACCCGCAACCGTTCCTCGACGACGAAGGCCCCGAGCCTGCCCGCGACACCGACGCCGGCGCCGTCTTCGTCCTCCAATCCAAAG ggCAGTGGTGGCACGCCGGGTTCCATCTGACGACGGCGATAGTGGGGCCGACGATTCTGACGCTGCCGTACGCGTTTCGAGGGCTGGGATGGCCGGTGGGGTTCCTCTGCTTGACCGCCATGGGAATCGTCACGTTCTACTCCTACTACCTCATGTCCAAGGTCCTCGACTACTGCGAGAAGGCCGGCCGCCGCCACATCAGATTCCGGGAGCTCGCCGCCGACGTGTTAG GGTCAGGATGGATGTTCTACTTTGTGATATTCATTCAGACAGCCATAAACACTGGGGTTGGAATTGGAGCAATTTTGCTTGCTGGAGAATGCATTAAG ATTATGTATACAGAACTTTCTCCAAATGGATCCCTGAAATTGTACCACTTCATAGCCATGGTTACCGTGGTAATGATAGTCATCTCTCAACTACCATCTTTCCACTCCCTCAGACATATCAACCTTGGTTCGCTGCTTCTCAGCTTGGGCTACTCCTTCTTGGTGGTTGTTGCGTGTGTTTATGCAG GAACCTCTAAGAATGCCCCTCAAAGGGACTACTCGCTAGATTCTTCGGCATCAATAAGGGTCTTCAATGCCTTCACTTCCATCTCCATAATAGCTGCTATCTTTGGGAATGGCATACTACCTGAAATACAA GCAACATTGGCGCCACCAGCTACTGGAAAGATGGTGAAAGGTCTTGTAATGTGTTACACAGTAATTTTCATTACATTCTACGCCACTGCAGTGTCTGGTTACTGGGTGTTTGGGAATAAGTCTAGTTCAAACATTCTAGAGAGCCTAATGCCAGATGAAGGGCCTTCTTTGGCTCCAACATGGGTCCTTGGTCTTGCTGTGGTATTTGTTCTCCTTCAGCTTCTTGCCATTGGCCTG GTTTATTCTCAAGTTGCTTATGAGATCATGGAAAAGAATTCAGCTGATGTCAATCAAGGAATGTTTTCAAAAAGGAATCTCATTCCTCGGATAATTCTTCGGTCTGTGTACATGATTCTGTGCGGATTTTTCGCAGCGATGCTCCCATTTTTCGGAGACATAAGCGGTGTGGTTGGAGCTGTTGGGTTTATCCCTTTAGATTTTGTCCTCCCAATGCTTCTCTACAACAAGACCCATAAGCCAACAAAATCGACCTTCACTTACTGGCTCAACATGTCTATAATGGTTGTGTTCACCGGAGTAGGATTGATGGGCACGTTTTCTTCTGTAAGGAAATTGGTTCTTGATGCCAAAGAGTTTAAGCTGTTTAGTGATGATGTGATTGACTAA
- the LOC112176354 gene encoding uncharacterized protein LOC112176354, whose product MEVAAAVSGDKKHLSSHSRQEFDSRPPRPLLNQRKSMELGVSRGKEPLPSRSRQEFDSRSPRALMDQKKAVEVRASGGGKQNLPSHPRQEFDSRLRPKSMELRSSDRKEHLPAQPQRELESSEAKSSRRVWDCGSSLYDSFELNLFKRELDSAISCRTMSMPHLSDRRAPLPQQPPPAVVAKKPSKLSRSLNKLLRSVFKPKTSSGPVFRVQEQSNKTKDGFYVVYDKSGALTTIPEVVPHEFSGFSPEIGSLVRRTGSERFTSTTASISSIGISCA is encoded by the coding sequence ATGGAGGTAGCAGCAGCGGTTTCTGGCGATAAAAAGCACTTATCCTCGCACTCACGACAAGAGTTTGATTCTCGTCCTCCCCGTCCTCTCTTGAATCAAAGGAAATCGATGGAGTTAGGAGTTTCCAGGGGTAAAGAGCCCCTACCCTCGCGTTCACGACAAGAGTTTGACTCTCGCTCACCTCGCGCTCTCATGGATCAAAAGAAAGCTGTAGAGGTAAGAGCCTCCGGTGGTGGTAAACAGAATTTACCCTCACACCCGCGACAAGAGTTCGATTCTCGTCTTCGCCCAAAATCAATGGAGTTAAGATCTTCGGACCGTAAAGAGCATTTGCCTGCACAACCACAGAGAGAGCTCGAATCTAGTGAGGCCAAGTCGTCGAGGCGTGTATGGGATTGTGGCAGCTCGCTGTACGACTCGTTCGAGCTCAACTTGTTCAAACGTGAACTCGACTCGGCCATATCATGCAGAACCATGTCAATGCCTCACCTCTCCGATCGCCGAGCTCCGCTGCCCCAGCAGCCGCCACCCGCGGTAGTCGCCAAGAAACCCTCAAAACTCTCTAGATCACTTAATAAGCTCCTCCGCTCAGTTTTCAAGCCAAAGACAAGTTCAGGTCCCGTTTTTAGAGTGCAAGAGCAGTCCAACAAAACTAAGGATGGGTTTTACGTAGTTTACGACAAGTCCGGTGCACTTACGACCATTCCTGAAGTAGTTCCTCATGAATTTAGTGGTTTCTCGCCGGAGATTGGGTCCTTGGTGAGGAGGACAGGGTCGGAAAGGTTCACAAGTACTACTGCTTCCATAAGTTCTATTGGTATTTCCTGTGCCTAA